From Mustela nigripes isolate SB6536 chromosome 13, MUSNIG.SB6536, whole genome shotgun sequence, one genomic window encodes:
- the ALDH6A1 gene encoding methylmalonate-semialdehyde dehydrogenase [acylating], mitochondrial, producing the protein MAAAAVAAAAMRARILQVSSKVNSTWYPASSFSSSVPTVKLFIDGKFVESKSDKWIDIHNPATNEVIGQVPEATKAEMDAAVASCKRAFPAWADTSVLSRQQVLLRYQQLIKENLKEIAKLITLEQGKTLADAEGDVFRGLQVVEHACSVTSLLLGETMPSITKDMDLYSYRLPLGVCAGITPFNFPAMIPLWMFPMAMVCGNTFLLKPSERVPGASMLLAKLLQDSGAPDGTLNIIHGQHEAVNFICDHPDIKAISFVGSNQAGEYIFERGSRHGKRVQANMGAKNHGVVMPDANKENTLNQLVGAAFGAAGQRCMALSTAILVGEAKRWLPELVERAKNLRVNAGDQPGADLGPLITPQAKERVCNLIDSGTKEGASILLDGRKIKVKGYENGNFVGPTIISNVKPTMTCYKEEIFGPVLVVLETDTLDEAIKIVNDNPYGNGTAIFTTNGATARKYSHLVDVGQVGVNVPIPVPLPMFSFTGSRSSFRGDTNFYGKQGIQFYTQLKTITSQWKEEDATLSSPAVVMPTMGH; encoded by the exons GTCTCTTCCAAAGTGAATTCCACTTGGTATCCAGCATCCTCCTTCTCTTCATCAGTG CCAACTGTAAAGCTCTTCATTGATGGGAAATTTGTTGAATCCAAAAGTGACAAATGGATTGACATCCACAACCCA GCCACCAATGAGGTCATTGGTCAGGTTCCTGAGGCTACCAAGGCTGAAATGGATGCAGCTGTTGCTTCCTGCAAACGTGCTTTTCCTGCATGGGCAGACACTTCAGTGTTAAGCCGCCAGCAGGTCCTACTCCGCTATCAACAGCTCATTAAAGAAAACTTG AAAGAAATTGCCAAGTTAATCACACTGGAACAAGGGAAGACCCTCGCTGATGCTGAAGGAGACGTATTCCGAGGCCTTC AGGTGGTCGAGCATGCCTGCAGTGTGACATCCCTCCTGCTGGGGGAGACCATGCCATCCATCACCAAAGATATGGACCTTTATTCCTACCGTCTGCCTCTGGGGGTATGTGCAGGCATCACTCCGTTCAACTTTCCCGCCATGATCCCCCTTTGGATGTTTCCCATGGCCATGGTGTGTGGAAACACCTTCCTATTGAAACCATCAGAGCGAGTTCCCGGAGCAAGCATGCTTCTTGCTAAGTTGCTCCAGGACTCTGGTGCCCCAGACGGAACACTGAACATCATCCACGGACAACATGAAG ctGTAAACTTTATTTGTGATCATCCGGATATCAAAGCAATCAGCTTTGTGGGATCCAACCAGGCAGGAGAGTACATCTTCGAGAGAGGGTCAAGACATGGCAAGAGAGTTCAAGCCAATATG GGAGCCAAGAACCATGGGGTAGTCATGCCAGATGCCAATAAGGAAAATACCCTGAACCAGCTGGTTGGGGCAGCATTTGGAGCTGCTGGTCAGCGCTGCATGGCTCTTTCCACAGCGATCCTTGTGGGAGAAGCTAAGAGGTGGCTGCCAGAGCTGGTGGAGCGTGCCAAAAACTTGAGAGTCAATGCGG GAGACCAGCCTGGAGCTGATCTTGGCCCTCTGATCACCCCCCAGGCCAAAGAGCGAGTCTGTAATCTGATTGACAGTGGAACAAAGGAGGGAGCTTCTATCCTTCTTGACGGTCGAAAAATTAAAGTCAAGGGCTATGAAAATGGCAACTTTGTTGGACCAACCATTATCTCAAATGTCAAG CCAACAATGACCTGTTACAAAGAGGAAATTTTTGGTCCAGTTCTTGTAGTTCTGGAGACAGACACTTTGGATGAAGCCATCAAGATAGTAAATGACAATCCATATGGAAATGGAACTGCCATCTTCACTACCAATGGAGCCACTGCTCGGAAATATTCCCACCTGGTGGACGTTGGACAG GTGGGGGTGAATGTCCCTATTCCGGTGCCTTTGCCAATGTTCTCATTCACCGGCTCTCGATCTTCCTTCAGGGGAGACACCAATTTCTATGGCAAACAG GGCATCCAATTCTACACACAGCTAAAGACCATCACTTCTCAGTGGAAAGAAGAAGATGCTACTCTTTCCTCGCCTGCCGTAGTCATGCCTACCATGGGCCATTAG